The Herbiconiux sp. SALV-R1 nucleotide sequence GATCCCCGCCACGTCGGAGGCGGTGACGTCGGCATCGATGCCGAGCCGGTCGAGGGCGCGCACGGCGTTCACCCGCAAGATCTCCGAGGTGCCGATTCCTGCTCCGCAGAGCGCCACGATCTTCATCGGCTCAGGATAGTTCAGCGCCGGCCGTCGCGCCGAGCAGCCGCCGCACCTCGGTGGGCGTCTCGGCAGCGGCGAGCGCCGGCACCACCGACTCGTCGTTGAACACGTTCGCGAGCGCCGCGACCGAGGCGACGTGCTGGTCGGCCTCGGTGGCGGCGAGCCCGATCACCACCGACACCGGGTCGTTGTGCGCGTGCCCGAAAGCGACCGGCTCGTCGAGGGTCACGAGTGCCAGACCCGCCGACAGTACGTCGGGCCCCGGCCGCGCGTGCGCCAGGGCGAGCCCGGGTGCGATGACGATGTAGGGGCCGTACTCCTCGACCAGCGCGATCATCCGCTCGCCGTAGCCTTCCTCGCAGCGCCCGTCGGCCTGGAGCGCCTCGGCCGCCGCGAGCACCGCTCCCCGCCAGTCCGCGACGGTGCGGTGGAGGGCGATGGCGTGATCGGAGAGATCGTGCAGGGGTTCGATCGAGGAAGC carries:
- a CDS encoding PTS sugar transporter subunit IIA, which produces MASSIEPLHDLSDHAIALHRTVADWRGAVLAAAEALQADGRCEEGYGERMIALVEEYGPYIVIAPGLALAHARPGPDVLSAGLALVTLDEPVAFGHAHNDPVSVVIGLAATEADQHVASVAALANVFNDESVVPALAAAETPTEVRRLLGATAGAELS